A DNA window from Sphingomonas profundi contains the following coding sequences:
- the ndk gene encoding nucleoside-diphosphate kinase, which yields MATERTFSIIKPDATRRNLTGAVTRMLEEGGLRVVASKRLQLSREQAEGFYAVHRERPFFNDLVGFMISGPVVVQVLEGENAVARNREIMGATNPANADEGTIRKVHAESIEANSVHGSDSAENAAIEIAYFFKPDEIVG from the coding sequence ATGGCGACCGAACGCACGTTCTCGATCATCAAGCCCGATGCCACCCGCCGCAACCTGACCGGCGCCGTCACCCGCATGCTGGAGGAAGGCGGCCTGCGCGTGGTCGCCTCCAAGCGCCTGCAGCTGAGCAGGGAGCAGGCCGAGGGCTTCTACGCGGTGCATCGCGAGCGTCCGTTCTTCAACGATCTGGTCGGCTTCATGATCTCCGGCCCGGTGGTGGTGCAGGTGCTGGAGGGCGAGAACGCCGTGGCCCGCAACCGCGAGATCATGGGCGCGACCAACCCGGCCAATGCCGACGAGGGCACCATCCGCAAGGTGCACGCCGAGTCGATCGAAGCCAATTCGGTGCATGGATCGGACAGCGCGGAGAATGCCGCGATCGAGATCGCCTACTTCTTCAAGCCCGACGAAATCGTCGGCTGA
- a CDS encoding DNA polymerase III subunit chi: protein MQVDFYHLAAGAPERVIARIAERILDGGGRLLVVAADDAQAAALDAALWSVAPESFLPHGLAGEGGEADQPILIATAPEPLNGARHIALADGAWRDEALAFDRAFHLFDEATIAAARQAWKALAPREGIERNFWRQDEAGRWGKVA from the coding sequence GTGCAGGTCGACTTCTACCATCTCGCGGCGGGCGCGCCCGAGCGGGTGATCGCCCGCATCGCCGAGCGGATCCTGGACGGCGGCGGGCGCCTGCTGGTGGTGGCGGCGGACGACGCGCAGGCGGCGGCGCTGGACGCCGCGCTGTGGAGCGTCGCGCCGGAGAGTTTCCTGCCGCACGGGCTGGCCGGGGAGGGCGGCGAGGCCGACCAGCCGATCCTGATCGCGACCGCGCCCGAGCCGCTGAACGGCGCCCGCCACATCGCGCTGGCGGACGGGGCCTGGCGCGACGAGGCGCTCGCCTTCGATCGCGCCTTCCACCTGTTCGACGAGGCGACGATCGCCGCCGCCCGGCAGGCGTGGAAGGCGCTGGCCCCGCGCGAGGGCATCGAGCGCAACTTCTGGCGGCAGGACGAGGCGGGCCGCTGGGGCAAGGTGGCCTGA
- a CDS encoding leucyl aminopeptidase, which produces MQVSFADARPQGAHVLALLVAGGGTAERLGGLDPAHAAIGRRAIAAARFEGEAGGIAELFVPEDGEARRVLLTGTGTFAKDGTGGFEKAGGALAARLLTSGETDLVIDVSALDAADPAQAAAHVALGAVLRGWRYDYRTKVPPKSKVSLTGIIIVGGGPRAQAVWDALKPLADGIAFTRTLVTEPANIIYPESFVERCLALRDLGVEIEVLDEPAMAALGMNALLGVSLGSERPARLLAMRWNGSGAAGDPALALVGKGVTFDTGGISIKPAAGMEDMKWDMGGAGAVAGAMHVLAARKAKVNVVGVCGLVENMPDGKAQRPGDVVTSMSGQTIEVINTDAEGRLVLCDALTWVQRTYRPATIVDLATLTGAMIVALGHEHGGLFANDDALADQLRAAGLASGDKLWRLPLGEPYDKLIDSPIADMKNVGPRDGGSITAAQFLKRYIEEGVRWAHLDIAGMVWAAKPGTLHDKGATGYGVRLLDRFVADNFEG; this is translated from the coding sequence ATGCAGGTCAGTTTCGCCGACGCGCGCCCCCAGGGTGCCCATGTCCTCGCCTTGCTGGTGGCCGGCGGGGGAACGGCCGAGCGGCTCGGCGGGCTCGATCCGGCGCATGCCGCGATCGGCCGCCGCGCCATCGCCGCCGCCCGCTTCGAGGGCGAGGCGGGCGGCATCGCCGAGCTGTTCGTGCCGGAGGACGGAGAGGCGCGCCGCGTGCTGCTCACCGGCACCGGCACCTTCGCGAAGGATGGCACAGGCGGGTTCGAGAAAGCCGGCGGCGCGCTCGCCGCCCGCCTGCTCACCTCGGGCGAGACCGATCTGGTGATCGACGTCTCCGCGCTGGACGCGGCCGATCCCGCGCAGGCGGCGGCGCATGTCGCGCTGGGCGCGGTGCTGCGCGGCTGGCGATACGATTACCGCACCAAGGTGCCGCCCAAGTCCAAGGTGAGCCTCACCGGCATCATCATCGTCGGCGGCGGCCCGCGCGCGCAGGCGGTGTGGGACGCGCTGAAGCCGCTGGCGGACGGCATCGCCTTCACCCGCACCCTCGTGACCGAGCCGGCGAACATCATCTATCCGGAGAGCTTCGTCGAGCGGTGCCTGGCGCTGCGCGATCTGGGCGTGGAGATAGAGGTGCTGGACGAGCCGGCGATGGCGGCGCTCGGCATGAACGCGCTGCTCGGCGTGTCGCTGGGCTCGGAGCGGCCGGCGCGGCTGCTGGCGATGCGCTGGAACGGCAGCGGCGCCGCGGGCGATCCGGCGCTGGCGCTCGTCGGCAAGGGCGTGACCTTCGATACCGGCGGCATCTCGATCAAGCCCGCCGCCGGTATGGAGGACATGAAGTGGGACATGGGCGGCGCCGGCGCCGTGGCGGGCGCGATGCACGTGCTGGCCGCGCGCAAGGCGAAGGTGAACGTCGTCGGGGTGTGCGGCCTGGTGGAGAATATGCCGGACGGCAAGGCGCAGCGCCCGGGCGACGTCGTCACCTCCATGTCCGGCCAGACGATCGAGGTGATCAACACCGACGCGGAGGGGCGGCTGGTGCTGTGCGACGCGCTCACCTGGGTGCAGCGCACCTACCGCCCGGCGACGATCGTCGACCTCGCGACCTTGACCGGGGCGATGATCGTCGCGCTCGGCCACGAGCATGGCGGCCTGTTCGCCAACGACGATGCGCTGGCCGACCAGCTGCGGGCGGCGGGCCTCGCCAGCGGCGACAAGCTGTGGCGGCTGCCGCTGGGCGAGCCCTATGACAAGCTGATCGACTCGCCGATCGCCGACATGAAGAATGTCGGCCCGCGCGACGGCGGATCGATCACCGCCGCCCAATTCCTGAAGCGGTACATCGAGGAAGGCGTGCGCTGGGCGCATCTGGACATCGCCGGCATGGTGTGGGCGGCCAAGCCCGGCACGCTGCACGACAAGGGCGCCACCGGCTACGGCGTGCGCCTGCTCGATCGCTTCGTCGCCGACAATTTCGAGGGCTGA
- a CDS encoding LPS-assembly protein LptD, with protein sequence MKSLRLSSFALLAIAAVPAHAQDLGDRPVPPPPSGSAPMPANDQEVTFSAAALDYDDNTQIVTASGDVRMLRAGNRLRADKVVWNRQTGRVRAEGNVAVVNPGGDTAYGDSIELTDTLRDGVAENMLLVLEGGGRLAARHGERVDGRTTLEHAAYTPCAVVDSDGCPKDPVWKITAVRVIHDPLKHRIAYKDARLTMFGATILWLPGLSHPDGSGGGGNSGLLVPDFRYSRTNGAEAALPYYYQIAPNRDLTITPHVYSEVLPALEAKYRALTGNGAYQISGMITEGSRLPAGAPLDTGDRSRDVRGYLDANGRFQLDPAWSISASSRLATDKTFLRRYDISRDDRLRSTINAERIDANSYLSIAGYATQSLRVNDVGGQQPIALPAIDYRLRLADPIVGGRIELQANSLAILRTDGQDTQRAFASARWDLRRYTPLGQEVVLTAYGRGDVYHTAQTANTVTESYRGTAGWTGRGIAALALDVRWPFVGEVFGGTQQLTPRVQVVASPPTANLRIPNEDARAVDLEDSNLFALNRFPGYDRWEDGTRVTYGVEWQFDRPRFSFRTIVGQSYRLTDKPSIFPVGTGLSGRYSDIVGRSTLQYGRFLEVTHRFRLDKDNLRFRRNEADVTIGSRRTYFSAAYLRLNRDIDTAIEDLRDREEVRLGGRIQLARYWSVFGSTVIDLTGPAEDTTSLSDGFEPVRHRLGLLYDDECMELGVTWRRDYERIGDARKGNTFLLRVALKNLGR encoded by the coding sequence GTGAAAAGTTTGCGGCTGAGTTCCTTCGCCCTGCTCGCGATCGCCGCCGTGCCGGCCCACGCCCAGGATCTCGGCGATCGCCCCGTCCCGCCGCCGCCCTCCGGCTCCGCGCCGATGCCGGCGAACGACCAGGAGGTGACGTTCAGCGCCGCCGCGCTCGATTATGACGACAACACCCAGATCGTCACCGCCAGCGGCGACGTGCGGATGCTGCGCGCCGGCAACCGCCTGCGCGCCGACAAGGTGGTGTGGAACCGCCAGACCGGGCGCGTGCGGGCCGAGGGCAACGTCGCCGTCGTCAATCCGGGCGGCGACACCGCCTATGGCGACAGCATCGAGCTGACCGATACGCTGCGCGACGGCGTGGCCGAGAACATGCTGCTGGTGCTGGAGGGCGGCGGCCGCCTGGCCGCCCGCCACGGCGAGCGGGTGGACGGGCGGACGACGCTGGAACATGCCGCCTACACCCCCTGCGCGGTGGTGGACAGCGACGGCTGCCCCAAGGATCCGGTGTGGAAGATCACCGCCGTGCGGGTGATCCACGATCCGCTGAAGCACCGCATCGCCTACAAGGATGCGCGGCTGACGATGTTCGGCGCCACCATCCTGTGGCTGCCCGGCCTCTCCCATCCCGACGGATCCGGTGGCGGTGGCAACAGCGGCCTGCTGGTGCCCGATTTCCGCTACAGCCGCACCAACGGCGCCGAGGCGGCGCTGCCTTATTACTATCAGATCGCGCCCAACCGCGATCTCACCATCACGCCGCACGTCTATTCCGAGGTGCTGCCCGCGCTGGAGGCGAAGTATCGCGCGCTGACCGGCAACGGCGCCTACCAGATCTCCGGCATGATCACCGAAGGCTCCCGCCTGCCCGCCGGCGCGCCTTTGGACACCGGCGACCGCAGCCGCGACGTGCGCGGCTATCTGGACGCCAACGGCCGCTTCCAGCTCGATCCCGCTTGGAGCATCAGCGCATCGAGCCGGCTGGCGACCGACAAGACCTTCCTGCGCCGCTACGACATCTCGCGCGACGATCGCCTGCGCTCCACGATCAACGCCGAGCGGATCGACGCCAACAGCTATCTCTCGATCGCCGGCTATGCGACGCAGAGCCTGCGGGTGAACGACGTCGGCGGCCAGCAGCCGATCGCCCTGCCGGCGATCGACTATCGCCTGCGCCTGGCCGATCCGATCGTGGGCGGGCGGATCGAGCTGCAGGCCAACAGCCTCGCCATCCTGCGGACCGACGGCCAGGATACGCAGCGCGCCTTCGCCAGCGCCCGCTGGGATCTGCGCCGCTACACCCCGCTGGGGCAGGAGGTGGTGCTGACCGCCTACGGCCGCGGCGACGTCTACCACACGGCGCAGACCGCCAACACGGTGACGGAGAGCTATCGCGGCACCGCCGGCTGGACCGGGCGCGGCATCGCGGCCCTGGCGCTGGACGTGCGCTGGCCGTTCGTGGGCGAGGTGTTCGGCGGCACCCAGCAGCTCACGCCGCGCGTGCAGGTGGTCGCCTCCCCGCCCACCGCCAACCTGCGCATCCCGAACGAGGATGCCCGCGCCGTGGACCTGGAGGACAGCAACCTCTTCGCGCTCAACCGCTTCCCCGGCTATGATCGCTGGGAGGACGGCACCCGCGTGACCTACGGCGTGGAGTGGCAGTTCGATCGCCCGCGCTTCTCCTTCCGCACGATCGTGGGCCAGAGCTACCGGCTGACCGACAAGCCCAGCATCTTCCCGGTCGGCACCGGCCTGTCCGGCCGCTACTCCGACATCGTCGGCCGATCCACGCTGCAATATGGCCGCTTCCTGGAAGTCACCCACCGCTTCCGGCTGGACAAGGACAATCTCAGGTTTCGCCGCAACGAGGCGGACGTCACGATCGGCAGCCGCCGCACCTACTTCTCCGCCGCCTATCTCCGCCTCAACCGCGACATCGACACCGCGATCGAGGATCTGCGCGATCGCGAGGAGGTGCGGCTGGGCGGCCGCATCCAGCTTGCGCGTTACTGGTCGGTGTTCGGCTCCACCGTGATCGATCTCACCGGCCCGGCCGAGGATACGACCTCGCTCTCCGATGGGTTTGAGCCCGTGCGCCACCGTCTCGGCCTGCTCTACGATGACGAGTGCATGGAACTGGGCGTCACCTGGCGACGCGACTATGAGCGGATCGGCGATGCGCGGAAGGGCAATACCTTCCTGTTGCGGGTGGCGCTCAAGAATTTGGGCCGCTAA
- a CDS encoding peptidylprolyl isomerase: MAAIAPAQSVDEPMEAPSMGLNLPTDVTIFGKSDPTIHKATAIVNGSIITDTDVDQRLALVLAANGGKVEGEERDRLKLQVLRNLIDETLQIQEAAAQKIEISKAEIDQTYNRVAGNFKRSPAAFAAYLAEQGSSERSIKRQIEGELSWRRVLGRKVEPFVAVGEDEVNAVMARLNASKGQAEYRIGEIFLSTTPETSNDTRANADRIIQQIKQGASFVAYARQFSEASTAAVGGDLGWVRAEQLPEPIAATVQTMTTGQISEPVTVPGGYSIIALIDKRQVLTADPRDAVLALKQIAISFPKTMTQAQAAPKVEAFATALKATAGCGKADEVAKAVGGEVVDNDQVRIRDLPPQLQEVMVNLQVGQSTPPFGSLADGVRALVLCGRDDPKGAGAPSYDAIYSQMEEERVNRRARRYLRDLRRDAVVDYR, translated from the coding sequence ATGGCGGCGATCGCGCCTGCGCAGAGCGTCGACGAGCCGATGGAGGCGCCGTCGATGGGTCTCAATCTGCCCACCGATGTGACGATCTTCGGCAAGTCCGATCCCACGATCCACAAGGCGACCGCGATCGTCAACGGCTCGATCATCACCGATACCGACGTGGACCAGCGGCTGGCGCTGGTGCTCGCGGCCAATGGCGGCAAGGTGGAGGGCGAGGAGCGCGACCGGCTGAAGCTGCAGGTGCTGCGCAACCTGATCGACGAGACCCTCCAGATCCAGGAGGCCGCCGCCCAGAAGATCGAGATCAGCAAGGCCGAGATCGACCAGACCTACAATCGCGTCGCCGGTAACTTCAAGCGCAGCCCGGCCGCCTTCGCTGCCTATCTGGCCGAGCAGGGATCGTCCGAGCGGTCGATCAAGCGCCAGATCGAGGGCGAGCTTTCGTGGCGCCGCGTGCTCGGCCGCAAGGTGGAGCCCTTCGTCGCGGTGGGCGAGGACGAGGTGAACGCCGTGATGGCGCGGCTCAACGCCTCCAAGGGCCAGGCCGAGTACCGCATCGGCGAGATCTTCCTCTCGACCACGCCCGAGACCAGCAACGACACCCGCGCCAACGCCGATCGCATCATCCAGCAGATCAAGCAGGGCGCGTCGTTCGTCGCTTATGCCCGCCAGTTCTCCGAGGCGTCCACGGCGGCGGTGGGCGGCGATCTGGGCTGGGTGCGCGCCGAGCAGCTGCCCGAGCCGATCGCGGCGACCGTGCAGACGATGACGACCGGCCAGATCAGCGAGCCGGTGACGGTGCCTGGCGGCTACTCGATCATCGCGCTGATCGACAAGCGGCAGGTGCTCACCGCCGATCCGCGCGACGCCGTGCTCGCGCTGAAGCAGATCGCGATCAGCTTCCCCAAGACGATGACGCAGGCGCAGGCAGCCCCGAAGGTGGAGGCGTTCGCCACCGCGCTGAAGGCCACCGCCGGCTGCGGCAAGGCGGACGAGGTGGCCAAGGCGGTCGGCGGCGAGGTGGTGGACAACGATCAGGTCCGCATCCGCGATCTGCCGCCGCAGCTGCAGGAGGTGATGGTCAACCTCCAGGTCGGCCAGTCCACCCCGCCGTTCGGCTCGCTGGCCGATGGCGTGCGCGCGCTCGTGCTGTGCGGGCGGGACGATCCCAAGGGCGCGGGCGCGCCCTCCTACGACGCGATCTACTCGCAGATGGAGGAGGAGCGGGTGAACCGCCGCGCCCGCCGCTACCTGCGCGATCTGCGTCGCGACGCGGTCGTCGACTACCGATGA
- the pdxA gene encoding 4-hydroxythreonine-4-phosphate dehydrogenase PdxA yields MRPLAVSLGDPAGIGPEIVGKSWARRHQHGLTPFFAVGDARSIEAVWDGPVVRVSSPEEAVRYFDDALPLIQVEDAGPIEPGQPNLPGARCSLDSLEMAAGLTRSGAASALVTGPVSKAQLYAIGFDHAGQTEFVAERCGVSPENAVMMLAGPSLRTVPITTHVALRDVPDILSIELIVAKARATDRGLTRNFGIERPRLAIAGFNPHAGEGGALGREEIELILPAIEFLRAEGIDVVGPLAADTMFHARARAAYDAALCLYHDQALIPLKTLHFDEGVNMTLGLPIVRTAPDHGTAFDIAGRGVAEPGAMIAAIAMARSAADWRAQQA; encoded by the coding sequence GTGAGGCCGCTCGCCGTGTCGCTCGGCGATCCCGCCGGTATCGGGCCGGAGATCGTCGGCAAGAGCTGGGCGCGGCGCCATCAGCACGGCCTCACCCCGTTCTTCGCCGTGGGCGACGCGCGATCGATCGAGGCGGTGTGGGACGGCCCGGTCGTCCGCGTCTCCTCGCCCGAGGAGGCCGTGCGCTATTTCGACGACGCGCTGCCGCTGATCCAGGTGGAGGATGCCGGCCCGATCGAGCCCGGCCAGCCCAACCTGCCGGGCGCGCGCTGCTCCCTCGACTCGCTGGAGATGGCGGCCGGGCTCACCCGCTCGGGCGCGGCCAGCGCGCTCGTCACCGGGCCGGTCAGCAAGGCGCAGCTCTACGCGATCGGCTTCGATCATGCCGGGCAGACCGAGTTCGTCGCCGAGCGGTGCGGCGTCTCGCCGGAGAATGCGGTGATGATGCTGGCCGGGCCGAGCCTGCGCACCGTGCCGATCACCACCCACGTGGCGCTGCGCGACGTGCCGGACATCCTCTCGATCGAGCTGATCGTCGCCAAGGCGCGCGCCACCGATCGCGGCCTCACCCGCAATTTCGGCATCGAGCGGCCGCGCCTGGCCATCGCCGGCTTCAACCCTCACGCCGGCGAGGGCGGCGCGCTGGGCCGCGAGGAGATCGAGCTGATCCTGCCCGCGATCGAGTTCCTGCGCGCCGAGGGGATCGACGTGGTCGGCCCGCTCGCCGCCGACACCATGTTCCACGCCCGCGCCCGCGCCGCCTATGACGCGGCCCTGTGCCTGTACCACGATCAGGCGCTGATCCCGCTGAAGACGCTGCATTTCGACGAGGGCGTCAACATGACCCTGGGCCTGCCGATCGTCCGCACCGCGCCGGACCACGGCACCGCCTTCGACATCGCCGGCAGGGGCGTGGCGGAGCCGGGCGCGATGATCGCCGCCATCGCCATGGCGCGCAGCGCCGCCGACTGGCGCGCCCAGCAGGCGTGA